From a single Gadus morhua chromosome 3, gadMor3.0, whole genome shotgun sequence genomic region:
- the map2k7 gene encoding dual specificity mitogen-activated protein kinase kinase 7 isoform X1: protein MSSLEQRLSRIEEKLKQENNDARRRIDLNIDMSPQRSRPRPIIVIQLSPAPAPSQRAALQLPLTNDGGSRSSSSESSPQHHPSRPRNMLNLPTPQYVLQKSLENAEIDQKLQEIMKQTGYLKIDGQRYPAEVSDLISEGEIGSGTCGQVFKIRFKKTGHVIAVKQMRRTGNKDENKRILMDLDVVLKSHDCPYIIQCYGAIVTNTDVFIAMELMGTCAEKLKKRIQGPMPERILGKMTVAIVKALLYLKEKHGVIHRDVKPSNILLDDKGQIKLCDFGISGRLVDSKAKTRSAGCAAYMAPERIDPPDPSKPDYDIRADVWSLGISLVELATGQFPYKNCKTDFEVLTKVLQEDPPVLPHGMDFSNDFQSFVKDCLTKDHRKRPKYNKLLEHNFIRHYEVLEVDVAGWFQAVMDCTESPRSSQCYSHQHQLTSVFSR, encoded by the exons ATGTCGTCGCTGGAACAGAGGCTCTCGAGAATCGAGGAGAAACTAAAACAAGAGAATAATGATGCTCGCCGGAGGATCGACCTTAATATAGACATGAGTCCACAGCGATCACGTCCAAGACCAA TCATCGTGATccagctctctcctgctccagccCCCTCCCAGCGTGCAG cgctCCAGCTGCCCCTGACCAACGACGGGGGGAGCAGGTCGTCGTCCTCAGAGAGCTCgccccagcaccaccccagTCGCCCCCGCAACATGCTCAACCTGCCCACGCCCCAGTACGTCCTGCAGAAGAGCCTGGAAAA TGCGGAGATTGACCAGAAGCTTCAGGAGATCATGAAACAGACGGGCTATCTAAAGATCGACGGTCAG CGCTATCCAGCTGAGGTATCAGACCTGATCAGCGAGGGCGAGATTGGCAGTGGAACTTGTGGTCAGGTCTTTAAGATCAGATTCAAGAAAACGGGCCACGTCATCGCAGTCAAG CAAATGCGTCGCACTGGAAACAAGGATGAGAACAAGAGGATCCTGATGGACCTGGATGTAGTGCTGAAGAGTCACGACTGTCCGTACATCATTCAGTGCTATGGCGCCATAGTTACCAAc acggaTGTGTTCATCGCCATGGAGTTGATGGGGACGTGTGCTGAGAAGCTGAAAAAGAGGATCCAGGGGCCGATGCCGGAGCGCATTCTGGGAAAAATGACTGTGGcg ATCGTGAAGGCGCTGCTGTACCTGAAGGAGAAGCACGGCGTGATCCACCGGGACGTGAAGCCCTCCAACATCCTGCTGGACGACAAGGGCCAGATCAAACTGTGTGACTTTGGCATCAGCGGGCGGCTGGTCGACTCCAAGGCCAAGACACGCAGCGCCGGCTGTGCTGCGTACATGGCA CCTGAGAGAATAGACCCTCCCGACCCCAGCAAGCCAGACTACGACATCCGGGCCGATGTGTGGAGCTTGGGCATCTCTCTG GTGGAGCTAGCCACAGGACAGTTCCCTTACAAGAACTGCAAGACGGACTTTGAGGTCCTCACCAAAGTGCTCCAGGAAGACCCTCCAGTGCTGCCTCACGGCATGGACTTCTCCAACGACTTCCAGTCCTTCGTCAAAGACTG CCTCACAAAGGATCACAGAAAACGGCCCAAATACAACAAACTGCTG gagcatAACTTCATCCGGCACTACGAGGTCCTGGAGGTGGACGTGGCCGGCTGGTTCCAGGCGGTCATGGATTGCACCGAGTCCCCCCGCAGCAGCCAGTGTTACAGCCACCAGCACCAGCTGACCTCGGTCTTCAGCAGGTAG
- the map2k7 gene encoding dual specificity mitogen-activated protein kinase kinase 7 isoform X2, with the protein MSSLEQRLSRIEEKLKQENNDARRRIDLNIDMSPQRSRPRPTLQLPLTNDGGSRSSSSESSPQHHPSRPRNMLNLPTPQYVLQKSLENAEIDQKLQEIMKQTGYLKIDGQRYPAEVSDLISEGEIGSGTCGQVFKIRFKKTGHVIAVKQMRRTGNKDENKRILMDLDVVLKSHDCPYIIQCYGAIVTNTDVFIAMELMGTCAEKLKKRIQGPMPERILGKMTVAIVKALLYLKEKHGVIHRDVKPSNILLDDKGQIKLCDFGISGRLVDSKAKTRSAGCAAYMAPERIDPPDPSKPDYDIRADVWSLGISLVELATGQFPYKNCKTDFEVLTKVLQEDPPVLPHGMDFSNDFQSFVKDCLTKDHRKRPKYNKLLEHNFIRHYEVLEVDVAGWFQAVMDCTESPRSSQCYSHQHQLTSVFSR; encoded by the exons ATGTCGTCGCTGGAACAGAGGCTCTCGAGAATCGAGGAGAAACTAAAACAAGAGAATAATGATGCTCGCCGGAGGATCGACCTTAATATAGACATGAGTCCACAGCGATCACGTCCAAGACCAA cgctCCAGCTGCCCCTGACCAACGACGGGGGGAGCAGGTCGTCGTCCTCAGAGAGCTCgccccagcaccaccccagTCGCCCCCGCAACATGCTCAACCTGCCCACGCCCCAGTACGTCCTGCAGAAGAGCCTGGAAAA TGCGGAGATTGACCAGAAGCTTCAGGAGATCATGAAACAGACGGGCTATCTAAAGATCGACGGTCAG CGCTATCCAGCTGAGGTATCAGACCTGATCAGCGAGGGCGAGATTGGCAGTGGAACTTGTGGTCAGGTCTTTAAGATCAGATTCAAGAAAACGGGCCACGTCATCGCAGTCAAG CAAATGCGTCGCACTGGAAACAAGGATGAGAACAAGAGGATCCTGATGGACCTGGATGTAGTGCTGAAGAGTCACGACTGTCCGTACATCATTCAGTGCTATGGCGCCATAGTTACCAAc acggaTGTGTTCATCGCCATGGAGTTGATGGGGACGTGTGCTGAGAAGCTGAAAAAGAGGATCCAGGGGCCGATGCCGGAGCGCATTCTGGGAAAAATGACTGTGGcg ATCGTGAAGGCGCTGCTGTACCTGAAGGAGAAGCACGGCGTGATCCACCGGGACGTGAAGCCCTCCAACATCCTGCTGGACGACAAGGGCCAGATCAAACTGTGTGACTTTGGCATCAGCGGGCGGCTGGTCGACTCCAAGGCCAAGACACGCAGCGCCGGCTGTGCTGCGTACATGGCA CCTGAGAGAATAGACCCTCCCGACCCCAGCAAGCCAGACTACGACATCCGGGCCGATGTGTGGAGCTTGGGCATCTCTCTG GTGGAGCTAGCCACAGGACAGTTCCCTTACAAGAACTGCAAGACGGACTTTGAGGTCCTCACCAAAGTGCTCCAGGAAGACCCTCCAGTGCTGCCTCACGGCATGGACTTCTCCAACGACTTCCAGTCCTTCGTCAAAGACTG CCTCACAAAGGATCACAGAAAACGGCCCAAATACAACAAACTGCTG gagcatAACTTCATCCGGCACTACGAGGTCCTGGAGGTGGACGTGGCCGGCTGGTTCCAGGCGGTCATGGATTGCACCGAGTCCCCCCGCAGCAGCCAGTGTTACAGCCACCAGCACCAGCTGACCTCGGTCTTCAGCAGGTAG